GCGAGACCCCTAGACCTCAGTCCGAAGCCCCCGTCCGTTCCTTCCTTGAGGCGTTACTGAGTCGGGGCACGAGGCAACAACGATGTTTTGTGATTTCTAATGAATTagaattaaatatgtacaacggGGAGGGGGCGGAGGGAAGTGGAGGGGTGAGATCAGCTGGTGGGGGGGTCGGGCAGGTTGAACGCGGGGTCCAGGTTGGCGTTAACGATGTTGGCGATGGCGTCCGGGGTCATGCCACTCATGGCCGTCAGCAGGTTGTTCGCCAGTTCGGCCGTCGACGCTTCGTCCAGACTCTTGTCCGCCTCGAGCTTCAGATCCCGAATGCCGGTCTCTAGTTTTGTTGCGGGTTCCTCTGTGGAGAACAAATAAACTACATAAAGACAGGACCGCGTACAGCTCTGCTCTGTCGAGTTGCGCACGTAGGACCGACCGATCATGCAACTCACcggcgggcgcggcgacggAAGCGGTGGCGGGCGCGGGAGCGGGCGCGGTGGCGTCGCCGTACGCCCAGAACGCGGAGAGGTCGCTCGAGGCGGAGGGCGCGTCGAACTGAGCCCAGCCCTCCCCGGCGCCTCCGACCGTCCCCGCGGCGCCCCCGCCCGTACCCCCTGTCGACTCCCACGCTGCGACGAACCAACAACAAATGTATTGCTTAACATCTGTATGCAATACTATACAAGAACAAATATGCAAATtcgataaatattttaacattaaacAGCACAGTGAATAGTGAGTAAGGTAAAATCAAGTTTTCGTTAACGGACAATCGACTTCaagtaaattatttaagaaGCAAATATGTGTATTCAGAATAAAGCTTATATAAGTGAAAGAGAAATATTTTTCCATTCTCCCTAAAAAGATCATTTGAAAttattgataattataataaaggGGACACTAAAATTGACTTAAAGTGATCGTGAGGCAGACTCACGCGAGCAGTCCCGGAGCACGTCGATGGCGCGGCCCGGGGGCGCCTCCAGCTCGGCGTCTCCGTCGGGGGCGTCGTCCCACATGCTGGGAACGGAAATAGCTCAATTCGTACAGCTCGCACGCGCGTTATCGCGGCTTATCACCTAAGTGCTGGCACGCTTGCGCCGCGTCTGTACATTTTTATATCTATTCACTGCGTAAACCCGCGCACACGTCTTTATATTCTGTTTCGTCACCTCTTCTACAGCTTCCTTCAAAGAGGTTGAGTCGCAGTGCCCGGGGGGGAAGTGGGGGGTTCCCTGTGGAGTGGGCGCCACAACTCGCGCTTCAACGGAGCGACCACCAGTCTCCATAATTATAAggcttgtttttaaatttagcatTACGTTCGAGAAGAATTTTGGGAGAGTTTCGACTGGTACCAGAGGTCCAAGCGCCCTGGGGGGAGGGCGCGCGCGGGGGCCGCGGGTACTCACTCGTCGTCGAAGCGCCGCCCGGCTAGCTGCAGGAAGCTGCTCCTGGCCGCTGACATCTGCTCGCGGGGAAACGATCATTATTAATTGATTCCAACTCTAAATTTAaactacattttttatatttaataagtctTGTGATGTATTAGGACGCCACATTTTGTAGCGGATTCGGCGCTGCAGGGGAGTGGTCCCCCCGTGACGACAGCTCTGACGGCCTTCGTATCAACAGTCAGCCCAGAATTGAACGAAATTCATTTTGCAAACAAACACAAGCTACAGAAATAGAATGCGGACAGTACCGCGAGCGTCCCCGGCCTACGCAGGCGCAAGAGGAGCGTCTATTACCTCGTCCCCGGATTCGTCCCCCCGGTCCTCGGCGAGGGTCCCGGAGGCGGCGGCGTGCGCGCTCGCCGTGCTGATCTGTCGGTAAACAATTGTTCATTCATTACACACGCTCACGTCACTGGCAACTCGtatgaacaaaattaaataataaatataaaaatgttttctaaGCAATGATTTTTCAgttcaaaatatattatcaatCTAAGTGATATCGTGGTCAATGTGTTTTAtcgccttgaaacatgaggccGGCGCCCGGAGCGCGGACAGACCACCGACATCCCAGGATGATACAAAAAGGCTCTGCATCATCCCGCTGCTGCTGTCCGGGGGCAAGGTCTCACCTCGAGCGCGTCGTCGGCCCGGTCGTCCATGGCAGCTGAGGTGGCCATGTCAGCGTACTGTCAAcaaatttatattcatttattctaTTCCAATATTGAATGTCtaaataatttaactttatacaaaaaagataaaaatttataaacacAGCAGCTCAGCTCGTCCCCTCGGTCCCCTCATGGGGTCGGGGAGGACGCGCGCTGCGTCACCGGGCGGGGGccgggcgggggcgggggctgGGCGGGGGccgggcgggggcgggggcggggcggggcggctCCCGCCTGTCTGCTGTCGGAGTCGAGAGTCAATCGATATACGGTCCATGTGTGAGTTCGATCTCGTCCCTCGGGGCGGGCGGCGAGTTTGACATCGTGGTGTCTGTGGATTCCTGCGACTACTGGACGCCAGGAGGTTcatgcaataattaaaaaataatgcgtCGAGGGGTCTTCGCAGTACACGTGTCGCGGAGAGGGGGGCTCGAACAGGTTGGGGAGGCGACCGCAGCCGGCGCCCCCCGACGGTACTCACGTCATAGTTGTCCGCCGGGTCCACCATGTTCTCGACCTGCGGACAGACCACGCCGCACTGTACTATTGCTCTCATGTGAAGTGGAACTCTACGGGTCTGGGTGTGCGCAGGGACTACTTATTTCAACGACACAATTTGCTTTTAAATGAACCGTGAGTATACAtaaatttttgtgtaaaatGAATAGTTACCTCAAAGGAGTGCTCCGACGGGTAGTAGCCGCCCTGAAAACACAAGCACAACGTATTTTAACAATGTGATATTACACCGCCGCGCGCTCAATGTTTGTTGTATGTTTTTGTAGCGAGCAGTCGTGGCCGGCGCTAGCAAGGCGCCGCCGCGGGGATATAGGGGGACATGCAGTCTTGTGTATTTAGATTATCATGCAGTATCGGTTGACGGCAGGAATAGACAGAGCAGCGACAAGAACACCCTTCGTTTGCCTTAGGGCTCTGTGGGCCCGGCGACCTTGGGGTGAACCCGCAGGACAATCCGGACACAACAATACTACTAAAATGTTAGTTATGTGTTGAATGTGCATAGTGTAGTGTGGCGGGACACGTACGAGCGGCGTCTCGTGCACGTCGAGCAGCGGCTGCAGCTTGTCGCGGTGGAAGCGCGCCCAGCGCTCCGCCCAGCGGGGGCCCCCCGCCGTccccgccgcgccccccgcgccccgcGCCGCCTGCAGCGTCTCCGGAGCCACCCGCGCCACTCGCGACAAGCACAGCACCACGTGGCCCATGTACCCGCGCCGGGGGACCCTGCGGCAAACAGCTGTCAGTTACTGCGTGCTCTGTTAACTAAACTGGACGATCGTAGTGTGTGTAGCAGTTCACACGTCTGCTTGCTGAACTATTGATCGTGGATTCGAATTCTACTTCCGACAAGTGTGACGAACAGGGCCCATCGTCTGTCTGTCATAtctaatatttatctatctaacagtaagcagcggcttggctctgaccctggcattgctgaaatccatgggcgacagtaaccactcaccatcaggtgcgctgtgtgctcgtctgcctacacgggtaataaaaaaataataataataataatatctatctATAACGTGTATTGAAACGTATATCCGTGTGTGTATCAGTCTCTGGGTCCACTTGGGGGCCAGATGTCCGGGTGCGACTTGTCCCCGGCTACTGGTATGTGCCCGAGCGCGGCTGCCCTCGCACAACATGACCGGTCGCTGTTCCAATATCCACTTACTCTCTATTTTCGTTCTCCTCAAAGGCATCCATCAGTCTCGTCACCAGGTTACATTCTTCGAATAACTGAAATTagcaaaagtttttaaaaaaaattgaattttaattaattatacaatgTTCTTGGGGGGTATTCCCAATGTTTTTGGGTTGAATACAAAAAGCATATTTGAGTACGTTATTGGCAGCAGGTGGGATCGTGACCACGCGCGGGGACCAGCATGTTCCATACAACTATCaatgattttacaaaagtttttcagtttttattcaTTATGAGGGAACAATATTTTGAGTTGAGCACTTGGATTTAGCAGTAAACTCTGATATAACCTAATAAGTGTATCATATTGAGAATCACATCATCACTTTACAGATGAATTTGACTGAGCAACTGATGGTGTATATCAATAAAGACACTTTTCAATAAACAATCACTCAATGTACCAACAAAAATGATTTGTGACTGGACGCAGCCCGCCCGTGAACAATGATGATTTCAATACAAATGTGATCAACCTGATGTATTAGGATTTACAAGGATGGACCGGAGAAACttgaaatttacatattttttaattataataataaagtacagacttaaaaaatattagttactTTCTAACTTTAATATTCACGAGGGTTTTTATACTTTCTGCAGAGAAAAtgctattataaatttttaagggtttaatgacaaagggaagatcttccaccaaggGGTGATGTTgtcgttcggaacttgtatatatgcatgtttatcttgaaaatgtcgtggCCACTGTCAAATATCTTAAGTTTGTATGGTGGCAACGGCCACAATCTCATgaccataaaaaatatatataacatcgCCATTATTGAGTGTGGCAGCCCTAGCACTATTCACTACTAGCATAATGTTTTCAAGACCAGGTTTTTTAGCGCATATTTCATTGAATCCGCAATAATCATATAAGTTACAAATATTCTTGTATGAATCCTCACAAAGTATAATTTTTTATGAATGGTGACTCCGCAGACCCTCTTTGTCTTATGGAGATGATTGGCTATCCCAGTATAGTCACGGGAAGCTCGTTTATAAGCGGCTGAAGTTGTAGTTTGTATATATGTTTTAGGCATCTGTCAGATaccttgtgttctatgatggttGATTGAATGAGTGCACGAGCAAAACCTACTCCGCAGCAGCGGGTATGTCGTGGGTACGTACGTGTCGCGCGTACTGCGGGCGGTGCGCCTGGTTGCTCAGCGCGTTCTTGATCATCGTGTACACCTCCGCATGCAGGAAGTTGTTGTCCGGGTACTCGAAGAACATGTCCAGCATCACTCCGGGAGTACCTGCAAACGTATACTACTGGTCTGAATAACCGATGTAGATGTAACAGCACATTGTGTACAAGCCTGTAGTCGGACCCCGCGAGCCCTACTTACCTAACGTGAGTAGAGTGGTCGCCACGTCGTCTACTTCGGAGAGGGCCAGGTGTGCCAGCAGCGCGGCCACCTGCACTCGCGCGTGGCCCACGCGGCCCGCCCCCCGAGCCCCCTGCTGGCCCCCCGCCTGTCCCCAGTCGCGACCCTTCAGGCGCAAATCGTCCTAATAAGACAACACGTATTTcacaattgtgttttttttattggttagatggttggacgatctcacagcccacctgttgttaagtggttactagagcccatatacatctacaacgtaaatgtgccacccaccttaagatataagttctaaagtcgcaGTATAGTTATTCGCAAATCGCCTTGATCGTAAACGCCTATCTTCTCCCAAAGGAAGTTGAAGTCAAAACTAGGGTCAGAGCAGAGATATGCAGATACAAAAGAGCCATTGTTATTTGTTAGTGTGCTGTACTGTGCTGCACTGGGGCACTCACGGGCGGCGGCTGCAGCAGCGCCTGGTGCAGCAGCGGCAGGTGCGGGGCGATCGCCAGCTCCACGCTGGTGCGCTCGGACTCCGCGTCTGGACTGCAATATATAGAGAACATTCGTAACCGGTTTATCAAAACGAATAAGGATATATGTTCAGCAAGTTAACCGTTTAGTTCCTAATAggctatatttaaaaatgtggtGGTAAAGGAATGATTGAAGAGTCAATCGGATGTGAATTATAGGGAAGGACTTCAGTtccagtatttaaaaaaaatggatattATTGATAGTAGTAGAGTagtcagaaggttgcgtgttcaaatcacgtcggggtcaccagtgtgGAAGGTTTAAactacaaagggaagatcttcctccgagcgggtgatattgttcggtagaccaacggtcgaaatgttgttgttcggaaccctgtatatatgcaagcttatcttgaaaatgccgtcgcgagattcaggcatctgtcaaatatcttgcattgtatgatggctaccgccacaaaacGTATTAAATATTgagggtaattaaaaaaaaatttgagctAACACGAAAAAAGTAATGTTATAATTTCGTGACtaaaatgtaatgttatatTTCTTGTAAGCAATGTAACATAATCCTTGGGTCGCGGTGGGCACTCACAGGATGGGGTCCCGGTGCAGCAGGGCCCGCAGCAGCAGCGCGGCGTGCACCAGCGCGGAGTCGCGGCGCGGCGCGGGGCTGGTGAAGGCGGCCTGCAGCACGCCGCGCACGCCCGCCGCGCCCCCCACGCGCCCGCACAGCCACAGCGCCGTGCTGGACCTGCACACGCACGCTACTATTCACAATCAACTCTCCCACCGCAATTACGCATTTTTATTCACTATATTCAATATGCCTCTATGTACAGGATAGgaatttttacttaaaatcaataagaaaaacataaaaagaaataataaaagaattgtagacagcggcttggctctgcccctagcattgctgaagtccatgggcgacggttaccactcaccatcaggtgggccgtatgctcgtctgcctacaagggcaataaaaaaaatgtaacatgtttataaaataatctattaaaaaacTATTTCTACTTTTTCAATTACAAAACTTCGCTGCGAACCTTCAAGATTAGATCATAGGCACAGTCGCAGCTATCGGTGGAGGTCACCAAGTGTTACGTGTACCCCGAATCAGCTCGACCACTCACCACGATGAGCATCCCTCCACAGCGCATCCATTGAGTATGAGGTCGCAAAGTAGTGCGGCCGCATTGGCCGACGCGACTCCCGCCCTGTCCCCCGCACCACCTATTCTGCCGCCGGACCTCCTGCGGGGTCCCCTGCCAGCGCCCTTGGATGAACCCCCGCCTATACTGCCGCCCTCGCCGGACCCTTCTCCATTCTCGTCCGTATCTGATTCTAAAATTTTTTGGTTCTATTGGTGAACATGatcaaacaatgtttaatatatagccaaatcttattttaagtagttaataaaatcatttgtgCTTGTCAATCAATTTGTGTCACTAAAATCTCTATGCCACCAACATTACCTTCATTATCAGAATCTTTATTTCCCTCGTGATGCTCCTCATTGTGATTCGGTTCAGTAACGTTGTTCTCCTGATCGATATGAGGATCTGACTGCTGAGGTTCATTCTCTATTGGCTCTGGAGACAACTCCTCGGGGACGTATGTACCGCATATTATCTGGATCAAGGATTCCAGGAGCTGATGTTCTTCGAACCACTAGGGAAATCAAATATCCATGATCACAACaatcttttaaaaatatgtaccaTTTTGGAAAACTCTTGTGGCAATTGTAGTATCACTCTCAATTATTTCGATTTAGTCAATGGCACAATCTTACGAATAACAGTGGCGTTAGCAATGTTGCAATGCAAAAACTAAAGGCtttgttagtaaataaataaaaattcttaaataCCTATCTAATTATGGTACAAATTGAATATGTccccacaattttttatttggaaattCATTGTATCCAtctaaaattaatctaaattaatgtttttttttattttttatttcttagatgtgtggacgagctcacagcccacctgatgttaaatggttactggagcccatagacatctacaacgtaaatgcgccacacaccttgagatatagttctaaggtctcactcagtatagtcacaacggctgccccacccttcaaaccgaaacgcattactgcttcacggcagaaataggcggggtggtggtacctacccgtgcggactcacaagaggtcctaccaccagtaagaaaccAGTTTGAAGAACTTTTGATTCggaagtaattttaaattgcaATGAAAGATTTTACCTCCATCACAATCTTGTGGAACAGGTCATCGAGAcgtatgaaatatttaaagataTCTGCAATGGCTGATGTCGCAATGTGCCGCAGCAGGTTTGGAAGAAAGTCGCGACGTGATTTGAAGAAGTCCAGCACTCGCAGACACACTATGTGGTACAGGTAACAATCCtaataaataacattgaaaCTGTTAAGGATGACCTTCATCTACTATTTCTTGTTTCCTTAAGAGACCTTTCCACCTTCACCAAGTTACATGGGAGAGCACAGATTCAGCCAGAGTGAGATTTGTTGCCTGCTACCTAAgcatttccatatttttttagaCAGTTTTTTAGACAATTAGATAGAGTAATAGCACAAGATAGCAGATAAACACTCCTCATGTGCCACCAGTCCAATACGACTGTGGCATTACATTAACCAATTTGTTTAACTGAACAACGGGCATAACAGTATctttttgtataaatttaaatttgccaTTAAGTAgtcgaaaaaaaattattcgttCTTGTGTGAAACTACTAGTTACGACTCAgtttcttttacatttttcaTGTGATCTACATTGTTGATACTGTATATATGTTTGGCGTTGATGTACCTTTTGTAGAACACTCTGTATATTCACATATAACTGAGATTCAAGTAATtacattttgtaaaaaaaccaaacctacaaaaattataatttgcataattggtGTAAGTGTATCATAATCCTGTATGGGTAAATACAACTATTCTGCCTGTCTGCCACAAAGCAGTtttgatgtctttgggctctaCTAAGCACTTAACACAAAGCCATGTATTTAttcacatatttaaaaaaaaaaaattcttcaaaaTATGGCATAGGGAATGAATCTATTAATCTAATTCAAGACATTGGATCATTTAAACCTACTAGTAAAACTTACCctagttttatatatttgtagacAAACCTGTTTTGTACTACGCTCTAACAGCATTTCCACTGTTTTGCTGAAATATGAAGCCAGTAGTGGATTTAAAGGTGGATCTCTGTTTATGAAGTCACATAGCCTATTCATCTGAACAGTGTCCAGTGAGAGGCGGTCGTTGAGCATCGGAAGCTGGCTAGTGAGGACCTCACAAGCAATGCTTGCATGGCGGTACTGCTGGGCAAGCTCCACATTCTTCGGAGGTTCTTCAGTTATTAATGTTATCAGTTCTGCCAGTATTTCTGGTTTTGTAAGACTGAAACAAACAGACAActcaataacaaaaacatgtaTCTATTCTACAAAATCATTGTTATAatgtttctgttttttttatttaattcataagtGCAATCAGTTTtgggcccacctgatattattACTGTCACCCAAAGACCATACTAGAGAGTCCAATTAAT
This is a stretch of genomic DNA from Bombyx mori chromosome 23, ASM3026992v2. It encodes these proteins:
- the LOC101736154 gene encoding uncharacterized protein LOC101736154 isoform X1, giving the protein MFWSGNYITVRTLNVLLKEQNFTLAQVLEADDIIQECKADNKALIQFLTKPEILAELITLITEEPPKNVELAQQYRHASIACEVLTSQLPMLNDRLSLDTVQMNRLCDFINRDPPLNPLLASYFSKTVEMLLERSTKQDCYLYHIVCLRVLDFFKSRRDFLPNLLRHIATSAIADIFKYFIRLDDLFHKIVMEWFEEHQLLESLIQIICGTYVPEELSPEPIENEPQQSDPHIDQENNVTEPNHNEEHHEGNKDSDNEESDTDENGEGSGEGGSIGGGSSKGAGRGPRRRSGGRIGGAGDRAGVASANAAALLCDLILNGCAVEGCSSWSSTALWLCGRVGGAAGVRGVLQAAFTSPAPRRDSALVHAALLLRALLHRDPILPDAESERTSVELAIAPHLPLLHQALLQPPPDDLRLKGRDWGQAGGQQGARGAGRVGHARVQVAALLAHLALSEVDDVATTLLTLGTPGVMLDMFFEYPDNNFLHAEVYTMIKNALSNQAHRPQYARHLFEECNLVTRLMDAFEENENREVPRRGYMGHVVLCLSRVARVAPETLQAARGAGGAAGTAGGPRWAERWARFHRDKLQPLLDVHETPLGGYYPSEHSFEVENMVDPADNYDYADMATSAAMDDRADDALEISTASAHAAASGTLAEDRGDESGDEMSAARSSFLQLAGRRFDDDMWDDAPDGDAELEAPPGRAIDVLRDCSPWESTGGTGGGAAGTVGGAGEGWAQFDAPSASSDLSAFWAYGDATAPAPAPATASVAAPAVYLFSTEEPATKLETGIRDLKLEADKSLDEASTAELANNLLTAMSGMTPDAIANIVNANLDPAFNLPDPPTS
- the LOC101736154 gene encoding uncharacterized protein LOC101736154 isoform X2; its protein translation is MFWSGNYITVRTLNVLLKEQNFTLAQVLEADDIIQECKADNKALIQFLTKPEILAELITLITEEPPKNVELAQQYRHASIACEVLTSQLPMLNDRLSLDTVQMNRLCDFINRDPPLNPLLASYFSKTVEMLLERSTKQDCYLYHIVCLRVLDFFKSRRDFLPNLLRHIATSAIADIFKYFIRLDDLFHKIVMEWFEEHQLLESLIQIICGTYVPEELSPEPIENEPQQSDPHIDQENNVTEPNHNEEHHEGNKDSDNEESDTDENGEGSGEGGSIGGGSSKGAGRGPRRRSGGRIGGAGDRAGVASANAAALLCDLILNGCAVEGCSSWSSTALWLCGRVGGAAGVRGVLQAAFTSPAPRRDSALVHAALLLRALLHRDPILPDAESERTSVELAIAPHLPLLHQALLQPPPDDLRLKGRDWGQAGGQQGARGAGRVGHARVQVAALLAHLALSEVDDVATTLLTLGTPGVMLDMFFEYPDNNFLHAEVYTMIKNALSNQAHRPQYARHLFEECNLVTRLMDAFEENENREVPRRGYMGHVVLCLSRVARVAPETLQAARGAGGAAGTAGGPRWAERWARFHRDKLQPLLDVHETPLGGYYPSEHSFEVENMVDPADNYDYADMATSAAMDDRADDALEISTASAHAAASGTLAEDRGDESGDEMSAARSSFLQLAGRRFDDDMWDDAPDGDAELEAPPGRAIDVLRDCSPWESTGGTGGGAAGTVGGAGEGWAQFDAPSASSDLSAFWAYGDATAPAPAPATASVAAPAEEPATKLETGIRDLKLEADKSLDEASTAELANNLLTAMSGMTPDAIANIVNANLDPAFNLPDPPTS